In Deinococcus cellulosilyticus NBRC 106333 = KACC 11606, the following proteins share a genomic window:
- a CDS encoding transposase, with translation MKQYAKTFFHNLQQIFTPHQQQTFKALMVLFLAATGKPLPHSSKLKSESAISRFLNHYRWDTRELIRLSRQQITDVLQTYQGRRGRKHHLELIVDLTTLEKRGKFKGLPGWLHVLKNARGLHLIVLCVKIGPHCFPWNFRIWNGKGSKSPTVHALRMLQAFPKTLSNGFKVRVLADGGFDAAGFIVGVHQLGYSCIVGTRSTRKTTEGKKLNQYPFRTRTIYLKNVQQDQKPLPIYFSWVWLERNGRWEKRYVLSTEQMTPNNIRRTGRRRWTIEGVFKICKNRFGLHHFGQHSKMGVLRYLLLSLVAYVLSHVQLEGKERGFQTGGNWPAK, from the coding sequence ATGAAGCAGTACGCAAAAACATTCTTCCACAACCTCCAGCAGATTTTCACCCCCCACCAGCAGCAGACCTTCAAAGCCCTGATGGTCCTGTTCCTCGCTGCCACCGGAAAACCCTTGCCACACTCCTCCAAGCTTAAATCCGAAAGTGCCATCAGCCGGTTTTTGAACCACTACCGCTGGGACACCAGGGAGCTCATTCGACTCTCCCGGCAGCAGATCACAGACGTCCTGCAAACCTACCAGGGGAGAAGAGGCAGAAAACACCATCTGGAACTGATTGTGGATTTGACCACCCTGGAGAAACGCGGCAAATTTAAAGGGCTGCCCGGCTGGCTACATGTTCTGAAAAATGCTCGTGGTCTGCATTTGATCGTGTTGTGCGTCAAGATCGGTCCGCACTGCTTCCCGTGGAATTTTCGCATCTGGAACGGAAAAGGGAGCAAAAGCCCTACCGTGCATGCTCTGAGAATGCTTCAGGCGTTTCCCAAAACGCTGAGCAATGGCTTCAAAGTTCGGGTGCTGGCCGACGGTGGGTTTGATGCTGCCGGATTCATCGTAGGGGTTCACCAGCTGGGCTATTCGTGCATTGTGGGCACCCGGAGCACCCGAAAGACCACCGAGGGCAAAAAGTTAAATCAGTACCCTTTTCGGACCAGGACCATCTACCTGAAAAACGTGCAGCAAGATCAAAAACCCCTGCCGATCTACTTTTCCTGGGTGTGGTTGGAGCGCAATGGACGCTGGGAGAAACGCTATGTGCTGTCTACTGAGCAGATGACGCCCAACAATATTCGTCGTACTGGGCGTCGCAGGTGGACCATCGAGGGCGTTTTCAAGATTTGTAAAAACCGCTTCGGTCTGCACCATTTTGGTCAGCACAGCAAAATGGGGGTCTTGAGGTACCTGTTGCTGTCTCTGGTGGCGTATGTGCTGTCCCACGTGCAATTGGAGGGAA